In Phaseolus vulgaris cultivar G19833 chromosome 3, P. vulgaris v2.0, whole genome shotgun sequence, the sequence CTCCGCGACGAAATCGTCGGAAACATAACTGCTTCTTCCACAGACGAGTGACCTAACCCTAGTAAGTGCCCAATCTCGTGCACTGCCACTGATTCCAAATCCACTGCCGATGACAGCGCCGACTGCGTCACGTCGCCGGAAACCACCCAGTCCTCGTCGGCATCCAAGTGGAACCTCCCATTCGTCGGCGAGAACGCGTGTGCCAGCGTCCCCAAACTGCCGTCGAACGGCTCCCCGTCGCCGTGGTCACCGCTGAAGAAACCGATCCTGATGTCGGCGTTGAAGTACGACGCCGTCTCACGGAACGTTAACGACGTCACCTCCGCCCACCGAGCGAAGGCGGATGCGAAAACGCCTTTCACGGTGTTGCTAAGGTCGTTGCCGGGGTTGAACGCGTACGTGAGCTCCTCCGTCCCCTCCGGCCACCGCGGATTGCCGGGGAACAGAGCGAAGTGCGCCACCGTGTGGAACCGCGGCTTGCTGAACGACGCCGTTTCGTTCTGCTTCCCGGCGTTCATCGTCGTGGTGCCGTTGATTATGTCGGCGACGCCGCACCGCGGCAGGACGATCTGCTGAAGCGTGGCATCGTCGAGAACGCCGGTGACGTTGAGGTTGAAGTTCTTCTGGTAAGTTTTGATCGCGGATTCGAGCGCGTCGTCGAACTCGTCGGAGAAGTTGGATGGCGGCGCGTGAGGGAAGTAGCCGAAGCGTTCGAAGTAGGATTTGAGGTTGGCGAGGCCGTCATAGTTCTCGCCGCGATGGCAGCCGGTGAGGTTACGAAAGGCATCCCACGCGCCTCCGAGAGGGGCGTGGGCGGGGAGGAAGGAGGAGACGTTGGGGAAAAGTCGAGCTGAAACGACGACGTTTGTGTGAGAGAAGGAAAGTAAGAAAGCAAGGATGATTAGTTGGTGAGGTTGGGGTTTGATCATGTTTGCTTTGGAAGAAAATTGAAGAGAATTTTGTCTTTTGAAAATTGAGAAGTGGAAAGGATTATAAGAAGTGTTGAGGAATGCATGGTGAAGTCTTCCTAAGGAGAAGTATTTGGTAATTGATGTGATGATCTTTGAAAACTTTGGCTTCTGTTGGAAATTTCACTGCAAACTCTTGTCTACTTTGAACATCATTTCCAGGGTAAACGTCAGCGCGTGGAGTTGTTCAGACAGTTCTCTATATTACGcagataatttaattttttttttttttgcaatttaataattagtttcttttgttactcatttaacatttaataattaaaaaatatattttcatgaaTAAGGTAGAATCTATGTGTGTAAAATCTCTATAAAATGTAAGATTTATGTAAAATCTTTTTGCAAtttaataattagtttttttttctacacaTTTAACATTTAATAATTGGAAAATATATACTGATACGGATTCTGATACAACACAGACACGAAGATAtataaaatctctaaaatataaGACACgaggacacaaatctatatattttataattatgaattatataaattgacaataaagatttaagTACACAagtatgttttaaattattttttgagcAGAAAAAAATTTTTAATGACTGATTCACAAGgcttcttatttttataatcataataacaatttatactttaaattttaaaaaaaataatgtattatttttttaaattatgttagaattgtactaaaattgtcaaaaatctaacaaatttttttaattgaatattttaCAGATACGTATTCTACATCTATTATATGAATGTCGGTGTCCGATAGGATCAAACATCGTCACGTCATTTAAGAGAAATGTTCGagcttaataataataagatagaATAAATAATACCCAAAGAAAATGGAAAGAGACAGAGAGTAGTTGAACGATAGCAactgaaaaaacaaaaatgaagaGAGCTGGTCAACGGTTTCAAAGACTGTTGGTGACGGCGGCAACTGTCATCACTTATTACATAACACCTTGCTGAAGGTTGGTTTGAGGGTTGTTCATTAAATaaacatacaaaaaaatatttaattttttactttaaatactTCATAGCATTAAAAGTATATAGTATACTTAGTATGGATtatgattaatatttaataagttTCTGAAGAAACATTAGTTTTTAGACATGTAATACATAATAtatttgaaagtgtttgaataattattttacatatttactaatacatccaaatagaaaaaaaaaataatagataacGGACGTTTGAAGTACTGAAACGAAACTTCAAACACGCAttgatttataataataaatagtaaTAGACTTCATTATGtttattagttttataaaaataaattaacattgATAAATGCAAGTTTCATT encodes:
- the LOC137806504 gene encoding metalloendoproteinase 2-MMP-like; this translates as MIKPQPHQLIILAFLLSFSHTNVVVSARLFPNVSSFLPAHAPLGGAWDAFRNLTGCHRGENYDGLANLKSYFERFGYFPHAPPSNFSDEFDDALESAIKTYQKNFNLNVTGVLDDATLQQIVLPRCGVADIINGTTTMNAGKQNETASFSKPRFHTVAHFALFPGNPRWPEGTEELTYAFNPGNDLSNTVKGVFASAFARWAEVTSLTFRETASYFNADIRIGFFSGDHGDGEPFDGSLGTLAHAFSPTNGRFHLDADEDWVVSGDVTQSALSSAVDLESVAVHEIGHLLGLGHSSVEEAVMFPTISSRRKKVVLAQDDIEGIQFLYGSNPNFNGSTVTSAPERDTSDGGRCLTCVGSSWSVFTLLTFSTLYFTLL